From a region of the Drosophila sechellia strain sech25 unplaced genomic scaffold, ASM438219v1 U_318, whole genome shotgun sequence genome:
- the LOC116803217 gene encoding protein lin-28 homolog A-like produces MALSNGINIDDDELLDQVIEGIPLQNFRTQARIQCFSTPSEMLRAFLNIRLPARREPPVQPTNYKDAIRCANCNSRGHKADICKKPKREPGSCYACGQLGHLVAQCPTRKSVSTNNYNAS; encoded by the exons ATGGCTCTCTCAAACGGGATAAACATCGACGACGATGAGCTACTGGACCAGGTGATAGAGGGCATACCGCTGCAAAATTTCCGTACCCAGGCACGGATCCAATGCTTCTCTACTCCATCGGAGATGCTACGCGCATTTTTGAACATCCGTTTGCCAGCTCGGAGGGAGCCACCTGTACAGCCAACCAACTACAAAGATGCCATACGATGCGCAAACTGTAATTCAAGAGGACACAAAGCTGACATCTGCAAGAAGCCCAAACGTGAACCAGGTTCGTGCTACGCCTGTGGACAACTTGGACACCTGGTGGCACAATGTCCCACAAGGAAGAGCGTTTCAACTAATAATTAT AATGCCTCATAG